A window of Streptomyces sp. NBC_01224 genomic DNA:
CGTCCTCCTGGAGGCCTTCGTCGCTCTCGGCGACCGGGTCGCCGAGGAGAACGGCGCGGGTGACGCGCAGGGGCTCCCGGACACCGGTGATCTCGCGGCCGACCTCAGGGTCGTTCTGCGGGCCACCGTCGACGAGCTGACCGACCCCGCCTTCGAGGCGCCGACCAGGGCGCTGGCGGCCGAGGGGATCGTCGACCCGCAGCTCGGCGCCGAATTCGTCCAGAAGCTGCTCGATCCTTCACTCCGGCTGTACGTCGCACGGCTGCGCGCCGCCCAGGACGCGGGTCAGGTGCGCGCCGACGTCGACCCGCGGATCGCCCTGGAACTTCTCGTGGGCCCACTCACCCACCGTTGGCTGCTGCGCACCCTCCCGCTCACTCATGAGTACGCGGACGCGATCGTCGACTACACCCTGCGCGGGCTGGCGCACCCCTGAGACGCACCCGTCATTTCATGACAAGAAGTGGCATAGCGCCCGGCTCGTGGCGTCGTCCCCCGTACCCCGCTTCCGGACTCTGGCCACCCGAGGCGCAGGATGGTGGGACCATGGGCAGGGGCAACGCTGAGGTAAGGGGATAGATGGGCGCCGATTTCGGCCGTTATCGCGGCTCAGAGAGCAAATTTTCCCAATGGCTTCGCCGCCGACCCAAACCGCAGCAGAGCGAGGTCGACGACACCGCCCGGGAGGCGCTGCTCCTGGCTGTCGCCGAGGCCGGAATGCCGATCGCGCCGGCCGCCCATCCGGTCGGCTACCGATGTTCGTGCGAACGCATCGGCTGTCCCACCCCCGCCCGGCACCCCATCTCCTTCGCCTGGCAGACGCAGTCCACCACCGACCGCGCCCAGATCGAGCGCTGGGCCCGCAGCCAGCCGCAGGCCAACTTCATCACCGCGACCGGCATGATCCACGACGTTCTCGACGTGCCGCTGTCCGCGGGCAGCCAGGCACTGGAACGGCTCCTCGCCGCAGGCATCGACGTCGGCCCCGTCGCCCGGTCCGGCGACGACCGGATGCTCTTCTTCACCGCCACCCGCGGTACGCCCGAGGACGAGGACGAGTGGTGGCCGTGCGAGCTGGACTGCCACCCCGAGACCATGGACGAGCATCCGGGACTGCGGTGGCACTGCCGCGGCAGCTACGTACTCCTGCCGCCGGCCAGGCTGCCCGGTGAGCTGGATGTGCAGTGGGTGCGGGGGCCGGAGAACCCGCTGCCCGATCCGCTGACGCTCCTGGAGACGCTCACCGATTCGTGTGCGCAGTACGCGGACGCGGCGGACCAGAGCGATCTGGATCACGACTCGGTGGCGTGGCCGCTGAGCCGCTAGCTCAATGACCGGGGCCGTCCGGTGGCCGCTCTGTCCTCAATCGCCGGACGGGCTCAACGACGTCCTCAATCGCCGGACGGGCCTGTTCCTGCCCCGGTTACGACCCTTTCGCCGCCGTCAGGCCCGGCAGCCGGTTCAGCATGACCACCTTGCCGTCCCCGGCGCCCTTCTTCGGAACGAACACCAGCTGGCTGGAGACCCGCTCCTTGGTGAGGGTGGACTTCACCTCACCGGTCAGCAGCGCCTCCACATCCGCGTTGAGCGGCGGACGCAGGCCCTTTGCCGCGGTCTGCTGTTCGAAGTGCTTGCTGCTGAAGAAGACCAGCGCCCCGCCGTCGTCCGTCTTCAGGCCGAGCGGGGCGAACGTACCGCTGTCCAGCGGCTGGTCGATGTACTGGTACGAGAAGCCCGCCCGACGGGTGGTGCGGCGTGCGTCCCGCCAGCCCGAAGTGGCGGTGCCGGGGGCGAAGACGTCCGGGGTGCCTTTCTGCAGGTACTCCGTGTACTGGGTGCCCAAGTCCTCCGGCGCCACGGCCAGTTCGGAGCTGTCCGCGGCCACCGGCTCGGCCAGGCCGTCGTTGTCCTTCGTGAAGCCGGGCAGCTGGGACGGTGTGACGACCGACAGATAGGAGGCCTTCCACCCCGCGTCCGGCCCGGACTTGACGAAGACGACCAGCCAGCGGGTGTCCAGCTTTCCGCTGTCCTCGTCGCGGTTGGAGTCGGTGTCCGCGAGGAACCACCGCGGCCAGCCGGCCTTCTTCGGGATGAGATACCTGGCGTCGGTCAGCTCCAACGGCGAGTGGTTCGCGTTGCCGTCCGGATTGTTCTTCTGCCGCGCCTTCAGCCCGGCCTGATTGATCGCGCCGAGCGGGCCCGTGACCCGGTCCGCGTCCAGAGCCGGGTCGTAGGCCTTGTCCGCCGCGTTGTACGCGCTGGTGAAGGCCTTCAGGGCCTGTGCGGCCTCAGACCTGGTTGCCGTCGGCACCACTTCCAGCTCGCCGTGCACCGTCACGCACCCGCTCGCCGTCATGGACAGCACCGTCGCCGTCGCGAGCCCCGTCGCCAGCCGAATCGGCCTCAGGCTTCTCATCCGTTGCTTTCTGCGCCTTCTGATCCGTCGCCCCCACTGACCGTCCGAACCCTACCGGGGCGAGGAACAGCGCGAGAGTGGGGATCAGATACAGCGCCCACACCGTGATCTGAAGAACGGTCGGGTCGGGCTGGAAGTTGAACGTGCCCTTCAGCAGCGTGCCGTACCAGCTGTCCGGCGGAATCGTGGCGCTGATGTCGAACGCCCTGTTGTGGATACCGCCCAGGAACTCGGCTTCCTGCAGGTCATGGACGCCGTACGCGAGCACGCCCGCGGCGACGATCACCAGCATGCCGCCGGTCCAGGTGAAGAACTTCGACAGGTTGATCCTCAGCGCACCGCGGTAGAACAGCCAGCCCAGCACGACGGCGGCCGCGATGCCGAGGAACGCACCGATCATCGGGTGCCAGCCGTCGTCCGCCGCATGCACCGCACGCCACACGAACAGCGAGGTCTCCAGGCCCTCCCGGCCCACCGCGAGGAGCGCCGTGGCGACCAGCGCGCCGGTGCCCATCGCGAGTGCCGCGTCGAGCTTGCCGTGCAGCTCCGTCTTCAGGTGCCGCGCGGTGCGCCGCATCCAGAAGACCATCCAGGTGACCAGACCGACCGAGACGATCGACAGCGAACCGCCCAGCGCCTCCTGGGCCTTGAACGTCATCTCCTGCGAACCGAATTCGAGGCCGGCACCGAACGCCAGGCTGACGACGATCGCGATACCGACGCCGATCCAGATCGGCACCAGTTTGCTCTTGTTGCCGGTCTTCACCAGATAGGCGATGAGGATGCAGACGACCAGGCTGGCCTCAAGGCCTTCGCGCAGGCCGATCAGGAAGTTGCTGAACACGTTTCGGTTCCCTTTCCGTTACGAGAACAGCGCCCGGCCCCACCAGTCGTCCTTGTCGCGGACGCCCGGCGGGACGGCGAAGTGCGCCGAACCCACGTGCTGGATGTACTGGTTGAGTGCGTCGTGCGCCGCGAGGCGGCGCTGCAGCGGAATGAATGCCTTGCGGACATCGCGCTGGTAGGCGAGGAAGAACAGCCCGGCGTCGAGCCGGCCGAGGCCGTCCGTACCGTCGGTGAAGGAGTAGCCGCGGCGCAGGATCGTCGCACCGTCGTTGCTGTCCGGGTGGGCGAGCCGCACATGCGCGGTCGGCAGCATCGCCTTCAGGAACGGCTCGTCGCGCTCCTTGGACTTGCCGACCGGTGCGCCCTCGCCCTTGTCCCGGCCGAAGACGTCCTCCTGCTCCTGGAGCGGGGCGCGGTCCCAGGTCTCGATGTGCATCCGGATGCGCCGGGCCACCAGGTACGAACCCCCGGTCATCCAGCCCGCCTTGTCCTTCTCGCCCACCCACACGTGCTTGTCCAGGGCAGCGGTGTCGGTGCCGGAGATGTTCCGGGTGCCGTCCTTGAAGCCCATCATGTTGCGCGGGGTCTGGGCGTCGGGCGTCGTCGAGGATGTCTTGCCGAAGCCCAGTTGGGACCAGCGGATCGCGGTGCGGCCCATGCCGATCCTGGCGAGGTTGCGGATGGCGTGCACCGCGACCTGCGGGTCGTCCGCACACGCCTGGACGCATAGATCGCCGCCGCTGCGGGCCGTGTCGAGATTGTCGCCGGGGAACTTCGGCAGATCGACGAGCGACTCGGGACGCCTGTCCTCCAGGCCGAACCGGCCCTTGGCGAAGAGCGAGGGGCCGAAGCCGATGGTGAGCGTGAGCCGGGACGGCTTGAGCCCCAGCGCCTCGCCCGTGTCGTCCGGCGGGGCCTGTGCGAGACCGCCGTAAGCACCGTCGCCGACCGCGTGACCGGCCGTCATCCGCTCGGCCGCCCGCGTCCACTCCTTGAGCAGTGCGATCAGCTCGGCGCGGTCCTTCGTCGTCACGTCGAACGCGGCGAAGTGCAGCCTGTCCTGTACGGCGGTGGCGATACCGGCCTGGTGCGGACCGTGGAACGGCACGGCCGCACCGCTGTCCGCGGCCGGCACAGCGTCGCTCTCCGTACGCACCGCGGCGACCGCGCCACCGGCCGCGACCGCGCCCAGCGCAAGACCGGCGCCGCCCCAGCCGAGCAGTGCCCGACGGGACGGGGCACGGCCACCGGTCTCGGCGGTTGCCCCGGCGGCCTCGTCCACGGCGGTGTTCTGCGTCTTCTCCGACATCCCGAAGCCTCCCCGCTCGTTACTTCGTCACCGCGGCGGCGAGCTTGGACAGCGGCTCGGCCAGCGCGTTGACCGCGTCCGACAGCTCCTTGCGGTCCGCCTTGCCGACCTTCTCGTACGAGGTGAACTCGTAGGAGCTCTTGTCCTTGCGGTACTTGTCCAGCAGTGTGTTCAGCTCCGCGAACCGCTTGTCCAGGGTCGCGGTCAGCGCCGCGTCGTTCTTCGAGGCGATCGGCTTCAGCAGCTCGTAGGACTTCTCCGCGCCCTCGACATTGCCCTTGAAGTCGATCAGGTCGGTGTGGCTGTAGCGCTCCTCCTCACCGGTGACCTTGCCCGTGGCGACCTCGTCGAGGAGCTCCTTGGCGCCGTTGGCCATCGAGGTCGGGGTGATCTCCGCCGTGCCGACCCGCTTCTGCCAGTCGAGCAGGTCCTTGTAGAGGACCGGGGCGAGAGCCTTCTCCTCGGCGCCGAGCTTCTTGTCGTGCCACAGCGCCTTCTCCAGGCGGTGCCAGCCGGTCCACTTCTGGCCGTCCTCCAGGCCGTCCTCCCGGAGGTCGACCTTCGGGTCGATGTCACCGAAGGACTCGGCGACCGGCTCGGTGCGCTCCCAGCCGAGCCGGGAGTCGGCGTAGATCTTCTTGGCGGCCTCGATGTCACCGGCGGCGACGGCGTCCGTGAACTTCTTGGCCTTCGGCAGCGTCTCGTCGGCCTGGGCCTGGACGTAGGTGCGGTACTCCGCGACGGCCTTGTCCATCTCGGGGCTGCGCTTGGCGACGGAACCGCCGGTGACCTCGATCTGCTGCCGGATGCCCTCGCCCTTCATGCCGGGCTTGCAGACGACGTTGTACGAGCCGGCCTTCACCTCGGCCGTGATGGTGGCCTTGGTGCCGGGGCCGATGTTCTCGCGCTCGGCGGCGATGCGGTCGTCCGGGAAGAGGACGTAGACCTCGGTGACCTTCGAGCCCTTGTTCTGTACGGCCAGTTCGACGTGACCGGCCGGGAGCTTTTTCTTCGAGAGCTCGCAGGCGTCGTCCTTCGCGACGACCTGCAGGGCGCCGTCGCCCTTGCCGTCGCTCTTCTGCGCGCAGCCCGTGACGGCGGTCAGGGCTGCCACCGTGGCGGCAGCGGTGGCGACGGAGAAACGAACGGCTCGCATACGGGCTCCACAGAGGATGAAGGAGAAGCAGGAGAAGGTCGGACAAAGACAGGTGAGGCGGACCTAACTTAACCGAGGCTTACCTCACCGGTACCCACCTGCGCAGTGATTCAGCTCTCATCCCGGCGGTGCGGGAACGAGGTGATCACGGGCGTCCCATGAAAGCCTCAGCATAAGGTCAAGTGATGGTCAAGTCTCTCGCGTCGGTATGACGAGGGGCGCCCCGGTCCGCGGATGCGGGAACACCTCGACCGGCTGCCGGTAGACCTCGCCGAGCAGTTCGCCCGTGAACACCTCGGCGGGCGGGCCCGCCACCGCGATCCGCCCGTCGTGCAGCACGGCAGCCCGGTCCGCGTACGCCGCGGCCAGCCCCAGATCGTGCAGCACGACGACGACCGCGTCACCGGCGGCGGCCCGATCCCGGCAGATCCGCAGCACCAGTTCCTGGTGACGCAGATCGAGCGCGGCGGTCGGCTCGTCCAGCAGCAGCAGCGGGGCGCGCTGCGCCAGCACCCTGGCCAGCGCGACCCGGGCCCGTTCGCCGCCGGACAGCGCGGAGAAGGGGCGCCCGGTGAACTCGGTCACCTCGGTGGCCGCCATCGCCGCGGCGATGGCCGGATCGTCCTCGTCCGCCCGTTCCGTCCCGGCCCACGGCGCCCGCCCCATGCGTACGACGTCCTCCACCGGGAAGGGGAACGACAGTGCGGCGGACTGCGGCAGCACCGCCCGGCGCAGGGCCAGTTCGGGGGCCGACCAGTCGGTGACCGGGCGTCCGTCGATCCGTATCTCACCGCTCTCGGCGGGCAGATCGGCGGCCAGCGCCGCCAGCAGGGTCGATTTCCCGGCCCCGTTGGGACCGACGAGTGCCAGCACCTCGCCCGCGTACGCGGTCAGTTCGATGGAGTCGAGTACCGGCCGCTGCCCCAGCCGCACCCGCAGCCCGCGCGCCTCGACGACGGGGGAGCCGGGGGAGACGGCAGCGGGCAGCTGCCGGCCCCGTACCCGGAACGGGTTCTTCAAGGCCCTCATGCCCAACCACCTTGCTTGCGACGGGTTCTGCGCAGCAGCCAGAAGAAGAATGGGCTGCCGAAGAGCGCGGTCAGCACGCCGAGCGGCAGCTCGGCGGGATCGGCGACGGTACGGGCCGCGAGATCGCCCGCCACCAGCACCAGGGCGCCGCCGAGCGCGCTGCCGGGGACGAGAAAGCGGTGCCCGGGACCGTTCGCCATCCGCAGCAGATGCGGAACCAGCAGCCCCACGAACGAGATGATCCCGGCGACCGCCACCGCGGCCGCGGTCAACAGCGCCACGACGAGGACGAGCGTGATCCGGAGCCGCTCGACATCGACCCCCAGATGCCGGGCGGGCCGCTCGCCCAGCGCGAGGAGGTCCAGCTTCCTGGCGTAGAACGGCGCGACGAGCAGCCCGAGCACCGCACAAGGCAGCACGGCGAGCACCTTGGGCCAGGTCGCCTGGGCCAGCGAACCCAGCTGCCAGAAGGTGATCTGCGAGATCTGCGCGTTGTCGGCGAAGAAGACGAACAGCCCGATCAGCGCACCCGCGAAGGCATTGACCGCGATCCCGGTGAGGATGAGCGTCACGACCTCGGTCCGCCCGCCCGACCGCGACAGCGCGTACACCAGCAGTACGGTCGCGAGCCCGGCGGCGAACGCGCAGACGGTGATCGTCCAGTTGCCGAAGAAATTCAGCCCGAGCGCGATCGAGGCGACCGCGCCCACCGCCGCACCGGAGGAGATCCCGATCACCCCGGGCTCGGCGAGCGGATTGCCGAACACACCCTGCATCAGGGCGCCCGCGCAGCCCAGCGACGCCCCGACGAGCAGGGCGAGGACGACTCTCGGCAGCCGTACGTTCCACAGCACGCTCTCACCGACCCGGTCCAGCGTGGCTCCACCGAGCCCGAGCCGGTGCTGGACGGAGCCGAGGACATCGCCGAGCGGGATGCTGTACGCGCCGAGCCCGGCGGAGAGCAGAGCGCACACCACGAGAGCGGCGAGCAGCCCTGCGGTCAGGGCGAAGGGGGCGGAGCGCCGGGGCTTCGATGCCGTCGGCGGCTGAGGCTCCGGTTTCATGGGAGCGCCCGGCCGGGTGCGTTCCTCGTACGAGGTGGTCACTTGCCCGCCCCGTCCTTCGGGTAGAGCTGCGCGATGAGTTCGCTCAGCACCCGGTCCGTGCGCGGCCCGTAGTTCAGCAGCACGCCGTCGTCGATGGAGACGATCCGCCGGTCCATCCCGGCCGGGGTCTCGGCGACGCCCGGGATCTTCACCAGACCGTCGACGCCGCCCACCGATTCGAGTCCCTTGCTCATCACCAGAATGGCGTCGGGGGCTGCCTTGGCGAGGGCCTCGCTGGTGATGGCGGTGAAGTCCCTCTTCAGCCCGGACGCCTTGCCCGCGTCGACGGCTCCCGCCGCTTCGAGGAGCGAGCCGGCACCGGACTCCCGGCCGCCCAGCAGATATACGGAGGCCGAGCCGCGCAGATAGAGGAAGGCGACCCGAGGCTTCTTCCGTCCGTCCGCCGGGACGGGCACGGACTCCCGTACGGCGTCGATGCGCGACCGGGTGCGCGACTTCAGTTCGGTGCCCGAGTCCGGCACGCCCAGGGCCGCCGCCACGGTGTCGATCCGGCGGCCGACATCGGCGAGTTCCTTGGCCGGTTCGACGACGACGAGCGGAATGCCGGCATCCCGGATCTGGCCGATGGCTTCGGCGGGGCCGGTCGTGGTGTCCGCGAGGACGACGGTCGGCCTCAGCGACAGCACGCTCTCCGCCGAGACGTCATGGGCGCGGGTCACCACCGGGAGTTTCGCCGCCTGTTCGAAGGTGGCGGTGATGTCACGGGCCACGACCTGCTTGCCGAGGCCGAGGGTGAAGACGATCTCGCTCAGGCTGCCGGTCAGCGGAACGATCCGGTCCGTCGAGGCGACGGTGACCTCGGCGCCGTCCGCCGACTTCACCGTGACCGGCAACTGCGGCTTCGGAGCGGTGGCCAGGGGCTCGACGCGGTCGGCCGCGGCGCTCCTGGAACCGGCGGCAGGAGTCCCCGTATCCGTACCGCCGCCGCAGCCCGTCAGAACGAGGGCCAGGGCGACGACGGCCGTCAGTGCACCCAGCGGTCCACGGGTCCTGACCGGCCCGCGCCCTGGCCGTCGGGCGCCCGGGCCCGACGTGGCGAAGTCCTGCGAGAAGCGCACTGGGGCACCGTCCTGTCGTTCTGCGGTGAGCAGTTGGCAATGTTTTGCGAGCAATGTGACGGAAGGGGGTACCGCCACAAGATCTACATAGCTTAGGTTAGCCTTACCTGACTTTCTAGACCTCGGAGGGGTCCTCATGCTGCCGTCCAGACCTGCCCGCGCGCCCGGACAGGCCCTGACTGTCGCGCTTCTCGCGGTGCTGCTGGGAGTCCTGCTCCCGGCCACCACCGCGCAAGCGGCGAGCCGCACGGTGCAGGGCGGCAGACTGGACTGGGGCATCAAGTCCTCCTTCCAGAGCTACGTCACGGGCCCCATCGCGAACGGAAGTTGGAGCCTGACCGGTGGTGCCGCCACGGTCGGCGGCAGTCAGTTCCGTTTCCACTCCGCCACCGGTTCCTACGACCCGGCGACCGGCGCCTTCGGCTCCGGCTTCTCGGGCGGGGTCCGCTTCATCGGCCACAAGAAGTCCGACGGCGGCTACGAACTGGACCTCACCATCAGTCGCCCCACCGTCCGCATCACGGGCGGCACCGGCACCGTCCATGCCGACATGGTCAGCAAGGACCGGGGGAGCGGCCGTGTCACCTCGGCCTCCCAGGTGCCACTCGCGACGCTCGGTCTGTCCGGGATCGACATGAAGGGCGGTTCCACCCCCATCGCCCTCAACAACATCCCGGCAACACTGACTTCGCAGGGCGCGAAGGCGTTCGCCGGTTACTACGCGGCCGGCACGCCGCTCGACCCGGTCAGTCTCTCCGTGGACACCTCCGCCCCGGCCGGGAAGCCGGCCGCGTCCAAGTCCCCCGAGAAGCCGGCGGAGCCGAAGAAGACCGAGCGGGCCGCGGGCCGCTTCGAGGACGCCGCCGTCGACTGGGGTGTGCGCCGGACCTTCCGCGAGTACGTCACGGGCTCGATCGGCAAGGGGAAGTGGACCCTCGCCGACGGCGCCCAGGACGGTGGGGCGCTCTTCCGCTTCCCGCGCGGCAAGGGCACGTACGACCCGAAGGGACAGACCCTGGACGCCGACTTCGCGGGCAGCGTCCGCTTCACGGGAGCCGACGGACTCGATCTGAAACTGTCGGCGGTCGCGGTCCGGGTGAAGGCGGGCAAGGGCACGCTCTCGGTCGACGTCCTGAGCGATGGCGACCGGTTCAAGGCCGTCCCGCTCGTCACCTTCACCGCAGAGGACTTCACGGCGAAGGACGGTCTCGCCGTCCTCACCGAAGCCCCCGCCACCCTCACCGCCGACGGCGCCAAGGCGTTCGGCTCGCTCTACAGGGCGGGCACCGCAATGGACCCGCTCTCGCTGGCCGTTGCCGTCGACACCAAGGCCGAACTGCCCGCCCTGCCCGACCTGGGCAGTGCTCCCGACCCGTCCGACCCGCCCGCGGAGAAGGCCACCACCGCGGCATCGGTGTCCGACTCCGGTTCCGGTTCCCGCACCGGGCTGTATCTCGGCATCGGCGGCGCGGGCGTGCTCGCCGCCGCGGCAGGCGCGCTGTACCTCGCCCGCCGCCGCAGCACCCAGCAGAACAACAGCTAGCCAATCCCCCCGTTTCATTCCTGAGGAGACCACCGACCATGGCAGCAACCCGCCGTCCCATAGCTCTCGCCGCCGCCGTCGCCACGGCAGCCGCCCTCGGCGCGACCGTGTTCGTCCTTCCGGCGCTCGCCGCCGACAGCACCGCCCCGGACGGGGCGGCAGCCGCGGCGCCGAAGCTGGAGCTGAAGGACGGCACGCTGGAATGGGGCGTCAAGGAGTCCTTCCGCAAGTACCTCGCCTCGTCGTTCTCCGGTGGGAAGATCACCGTCAAGGACGGTGCCACGCAGGCGCCCGACAACGGTGTGTTCACCTTCGTCAACGGCAAGGGCACCTACGACACGGCCACGCACGGCACCGACACCGCCTTCGAGGGCGGCGTCCACTTCTACGCCCACGGGGGCGTTCTCGACATCACGCTCTCGGACGTGAAGCTCGCCACGACCGGCACCGGCGGCGCGATCACCGTCGACGTGGCGACCCCGGAAGGCACCCGGAACGATGTGGCGTTCGCGGCTCTCGACCTGTCGGCGGTGAAGCCGGGCCAGGGTGCGGGCGGCGCGATGGTCTTCAAGGACATCCCGGCGACGC
This region includes:
- a CDS encoding HtaA domain-containing protein is translated as MLPSRPARAPGQALTVALLAVLLGVLLPATTAQAASRTVQGGRLDWGIKSSFQSYVTGPIANGSWSLTGGAATVGGSQFRFHSATGSYDPATGAFGSGFSGGVRFIGHKKSDGGYELDLTISRPTVRITGGTGTVHADMVSKDRGSGRVTSASQVPLATLGLSGIDMKGGSTPIALNNIPATLTSQGAKAFAGYYAAGTPLDPVSLSVDTSAPAGKPAASKSPEKPAEPKKTERAAGRFEDAAVDWGVRRTFREYVTGSIGKGKWTLADGAQDGGALFRFPRGKGTYDPKGQTLDADFAGSVRFTGADGLDLKLSAVAVRVKAGKGTLSVDVLSDGDRFKAVPLVTFTAEDFTAKDGLAVLTEAPATLTADGAKAFGSLYRAGTAMDPLSLAVAVDTKAELPALPDLGSAPDPSDPPAEKATTAASVSDSGSGSRTGLYLGIGGAGVLAAAAGALYLARRRSTQQNNS
- a CDS encoding bifunctional DNA primase/polymerase; translated protein: MGADFGRYRGSESKFSQWLRRRPKPQQSEVDDTAREALLLAVAEAGMPIAPAAHPVGYRCSCERIGCPTPARHPISFAWQTQSTTDRAQIERWARSQPQANFITATGMIHDVLDVPLSAGSQALERLLAAGIDVGPVARSGDDRMLFFTATRGTPEDEDEWWPCELDCHPETMDEHPGLRWHCRGSYVLLPPARLPGELDVQWVRGPENPLPDPLTLLETLTDSCAQYADAADQSDLDHDSVAWPLSR
- a CDS encoding TetR/AcrR family transcriptional regulator, translating into MVENRPPDSSRRSERSRRAIYDAALALVGEVGYPRTTVEAIAARAGVGKQTIYRWWPSKAAVLLEAFVALGDRVAEENGAGDAQGLPDTGDLAADLRVVLRATVDELTDPAFEAPTRALAAEGIVDPQLGAEFVQKLLDPSLRLYVARLRAAQDAGQVRADVDPRIALELLVGPLTHRWLLRTLPLTHEYADAIVDYTLRGLAHP
- a CDS encoding heme ABC transporter ATP-binding protein — encoded protein: MRALKNPFRVRGRQLPAAVSPGSPVVEARGLRVRLGQRPVLDSIELTAYAGEVLALVGPNGAGKSTLLAALAADLPAESGEIRIDGRPVTDWSAPELALRRAVLPQSAALSFPFPVEDVVRMGRAPWAGTERADEDDPAIAAAMAATEVTEFTGRPFSALSGGERARVALARVLAQRAPLLLLDEPTAALDLRHQELVLRICRDRAAAGDAVVVVLHDLGLAAAYADRAAVLHDGRIAVAGPPAEVFTGELLGEVYRQPVEVFPHPRTGAPLVIPTRET
- the efeO gene encoding iron uptake system protein EfeO, whose amino-acid sequence is MRAVRFSVATAAATVAALTAVTGCAQKSDGKGDGALQVVAKDDACELSKKKLPAGHVELAVQNKGSKVTEVYVLFPDDRIAAERENIGPGTKATITAEVKAGSYNVVCKPGMKGEGIRQQIEVTGGSVAKRSPEMDKAVAEYRTYVQAQADETLPKAKKFTDAVAAGDIEAAKKIYADSRLGWERTEPVAESFGDIDPKVDLREDGLEDGQKWTGWHRLEKALWHDKKLGAEEKALAPVLYKDLLDWQKRVGTAEITPTSMANGAKELLDEVATGKVTGEEERYSHTDLIDFKGNVEGAEKSYELLKPIASKNDAALTATLDKRFAELNTLLDKYRKDKSSYEFTSYEKVGKADRKELSDAVNALAEPLSKLAAAVTK
- the efeB gene encoding iron uptake transporter deferrochelatase/peroxidase subunit, whose product is MSEKTQNTAVDEAAGATAETGGRAPSRRALLGWGGAGLALGAVAAGGAVAAVRTESDAVPAADSGAAVPFHGPHQAGIATAVQDRLHFAAFDVTTKDRAELIALLKEWTRAAERMTAGHAVGDGAYGGLAQAPPDDTGEALGLKPSRLTLTIGFGPSLFAKGRFGLEDRRPESLVDLPKFPGDNLDTARSGGDLCVQACADDPQVAVHAIRNLARIGMGRTAIRWSQLGFGKTSSTTPDAQTPRNMMGFKDGTRNISGTDTAALDKHVWVGEKDKAGWMTGGSYLVARRIRMHIETWDRAPLQEQEDVFGRDKGEGAPVGKSKERDEPFLKAMLPTAHVRLAHPDSNDGATILRRGYSFTDGTDGLGRLDAGLFFLAYQRDVRKAFIPLQRRLAAHDALNQYIQHVGSAHFAVPPGVRDKDDWWGRALFS
- a CDS encoding FecCD family ABC transporter permease; this translates as MKPEPQPPTASKPRRSAPFALTAGLLAALVVCALLSAGLGAYSIPLGDVLGSVQHRLGLGGATLDRVGESVLWNVRLPRVVLALLVGASLGCAGALMQGVFGNPLAEPGVIGISSGAAVGAVASIALGLNFFGNWTITVCAFAAGLATVLLVYALSRSGGRTEVVTLILTGIAVNAFAGALIGLFVFFADNAQISQITFWQLGSLAQATWPKVLAVLPCAVLGLLVAPFYARKLDLLALGERPARHLGVDVERLRITLVLVVALLTAAAVAVAGIISFVGLLVPHLLRMANGPGHRFLVPGSALGGALVLVAGDLAARTVADPAELPLGVLTALFGSPFFFWLLRRTRRKQGGWA
- the efeU gene encoding iron uptake transporter permease EfeU; translation: MFSNFLIGLREGLEASLVVCILIAYLVKTGNKSKLVPIWIGVGIAIVVSLAFGAGLEFGSQEMTFKAQEALGGSLSIVSVGLVTWMVFWMRRTARHLKTELHGKLDAALAMGTGALVATALLAVGREGLETSLFVWRAVHAADDGWHPMIGAFLGIAAAVVLGWLFYRGALRINLSKFFTWTGGMLVIVAAGVLAYGVHDLQEAEFLGGIHNRAFDISATIPPDSWYGTLLKGTFNFQPDPTVLQITVWALYLIPTLALFLAPVGFGRSVGATDQKAQKATDEKPEADSAGDGARDGDGAVHDGERVRDGARRAGSGADGNQV
- a CDS encoding heme/hemin ABC transporter substrate-binding protein, with protein sequence MRFSQDFATSGPGARRPGRGPVRTRGPLGALTAVVALALVLTGCGGGTDTGTPAAGSRSAAADRVEPLATAPKPQLPVTVKSADGAEVTVASTDRIVPLTGSLSEIVFTLGLGKQVVARDITATFEQAAKLPVVTRAHDVSAESVLSLRPTVVLADTTTGPAEAIGQIRDAGIPLVVVEPAKELADVGRRIDTVAAALGVPDSGTELKSRTRSRIDAVRESVPVPADGRKKPRVAFLYLRGSASVYLLGGRESGAGSLLEAAGAVDAGKASGLKRDFTAITSEALAKAAPDAILVMSKGLESVGGVDGLVKIPGVAETPAGMDRRIVSIDDGVLLNYGPRTDRVLSELIAQLYPKDGAGK